TCCAGTCAGCGGCAGAAATTGCCAGTTCGCCTACGTTGGATACCAAGGCTAATACCAAGCCCGGCGACCGCAAATATGTCGATACCAATAACGACGGCCTGATTACCGCCGCCGATAAAACCAACCTTGGCAGCTCGCAGCCAAAGTTCACCGGTAGTTTTACCAACAACTTCTCTTATCGCCATGTAGACCTGCTGGTGTTTTTCCAGGGATCATATGGCAACAAGATTTATAATGCCCTGCGCCAGCAACTGGAAATTACCAACCTATCTGCCAACGCCTACGCCAGCGTAGCCAACAGGTGGACGCCCACCAATCCAACCAACGATGTAACCCGGGCAACAAATTCGCCGGTAGCGCAAATGTCTGACAGGTATATCGAGAACGGATCGTACCTGCGCCTTAAAAACGTGGTGCTGGGTTATACCTTCAACGGTACGTTGCTCAATAAAATCCGCGCCAAGCAGCTGCGCGTTTACGTATCCGCTCAAAACCTGGCCACCATAACCAAATACAAAGGGTATGACCCGGAAGTGAATTCGTTTGAGCAAAACAATACCTCGCAAGGCATCGACTTTGGCGCTTATCCAAATTACAAAACCTTTTTAGTGGGCTTAAATGTCACTTTCTAACCTAATAATTAAACACAAATGAAAAAGATATATATACTGATGGGTGTGGCAAGCGTCCTTTTTTCCTGCAATAAACTGGATGAAAAGCCTGCATCTGTGATTGTAAAAGAACAATTTTTTAAAACACAGTCGGATGCCGTTGCCGGGGTAACCGCTGTTTATGGCGAGTTGGTGAGTGATGGGACAGAACAGCCGCTTTACGGCAGAGAGATCAACTTCCTTACGGATATGACTACCGATGACCTTTCTGCCGGCCCGTCTGCAATCAATCCAAATGTAAGGTCGCTTAGCTCCATTACTTATACGGCGACAAATGATAGGGTACAGGTTTTATGGCGACAATTATACACAGGTATCAGCCGGGCAAATGTGGCTATCGATCAAATCCCGGCTATGTCTTTTGATGAAACCATTCGCAAGAGGCTGGTGTTGGAAGCCAAATTTTTACGCGCCCTGTTTTATTTTGACCTGGTACGCCTATGGGGCGACGTGCCACTGGTATTGCATGACCCTACATCTACCGATTTAAATAGTTTAAAAACTAACAGAAGTCCGGCTGCCGATGTATATAAACAGGTTATAGCCGACTTAACCGATGCCCAAAATCTACCTGCCGGCTATACCGGAGCGGATATAGGCCGAGCTACTGGTGGGGCTGCCAAAACTTTGCTGTTAAAAGTTTACCTCACTCAAAAAGACTGGGCTAATGCGGTTGCTAAGGCAAAAGAAATTATTAACGGCCCCTATGGTTATGGTTTAGTTGCCAACTACGGCGATTTGTTTAACAAGGCTACCAAAAACGGCAAGGAACATATCTTTTCGGCGCAATTTGACTCTAACGGAGGCCTGGGGAATACCAGTACGTTAATGGGGGCTGCGTTCACCGGTTTTGGCGTAAGTGTGCCTGCCGATATTCCGGCCGACAGTTCGGTTTACAAGCAATTTAGCGCCAATGATACACGGAGGGCGGTTACGTTTTACACATCACTCACAAACCCATCAACCGGAGTTGTTAAAATTTACCCCTCTTTTTATTTTGGTAAATATGTAGATAGAACAGTGCTGCTTACTTCAAATCAAAGCAGTATAAATTTCCCCGTACTCAGGTATGCCGATGTGCTGTTGATGTACTCGGAGGCATTAAATGAAGTTGGAGGTGCAACCGCCGATGCTTACAGCGGTATTAACCAGGTAAGGAACCGCGCCAATACGGGCGATTTAACGCCCGGACTTTCACAGGCTGCGTTCAGGGATTCGCTTTACGCCGAGAGGCGGCGCGAGTTTGTACAGGAAGCCCAGCGCTGGTTTGACCTGGCCCGTACAGGCAAGTTGGTTGAAGCGGTTTCAAAAGTTGCGACAAAAACCAATGTGAGCGCAAAAAATTACCTGTTTCCTATTCCGCAAAGCGAGATTAGTATTAATGCGGGCTTAACGCAAAACCCAGGCTATACAAATTAACAAAGCCATTAGTGTCGGGTCAACGATAAATTGACGGATCGTCTTTAGCTCAGAGTCTTAAGTTCAAAGCCAAAAAAGGAAAATAACTTTAGACTTACGACTTAGTACTGTTGACTTAACACTGGTTGGTTTATCAAATTATCATCAACGGAGTTATATAAACAAAACACATGAAAACACACTTTAAATCCATCAGCCGGTTATCAAAGGGCACTTTGCTTTCCGGGGCATTGGTGATGTCGGCCATGACATCGGCTTTTGCGCAAAATAATCAAACGCCGGCTTACCAGGGAAAAGTTGGCAAAACACTTGCCGATTCAAAAGAATGGTGGCCCGCCCCGGTTACAGCCCCCAAAGGCGCGCCAAACGTAATCTGGATTTTGCTTGATGATGTTGGCTTTGGTGCTACAAGCGCGTTTGGCGGCATCATTAATACCCCAACTTATGATAGCCTGGCCAATAATGGCCTGCGCTATACCAACTTTCATACGGCAGCCATTTGCGCACCTACAAGGGCAGCATTACTAACCGGCCGCAACCATCACTATGTACACATGGGCGGTTTTGCGCATACCATATTATCGGCAGGCTTTCCGGGTTATGATGGGCGCATACCGGCAGATAAAGGTACCATTGCCGAAATATTGCGCGAGAACGGCTACAACACTTTTGCGGTTGGCAAATACGGCTTAACGCCCGACGAGGATGCTACCGATGCCGGTCCGTTTGATAGGTGGCCAAGCGGTAAAGGGTTTGATCATTTTTTTGGCTTTCTTGGTTCGCAAACAGACCAGTACAAGCCCGACCTGGTCGAAGATAACGCCCACGTAAAACCAGATGGAAGGCACCTGAGCGAACAGATAACCGATAAGGCGATTAGTTACATTGCCCGCCAGCAAAAAGCAGCACCAGACAAGCCGTTTTTTCTGTATTACGCGCCGGGCGCCACACATGCGCCACACCAGGTAGCCAGGGAGTGGAGCGACCAGTATAAGGGGAAGTTTAACGGGGGATGGGACGTTTTCAGGGAAAAGGTATTTGCCGAACAAAAGCGTAAAGGCATTATTCCCGCAAACGCAGTGCTGCCTCCGCGAAACCCCGGTATCAAAGCGTGGAATACCCTATCGGCAGATGAAAAAAAACTGTATGCCCGTTTTATGGAAGTTTATGCAGGTTATCTTACCTATACCGATCATGAAACGGAGCGCTTAATAAGTTATCTGAAACAAAGTAACCAACTGGATAACACCCTGATATTTGTAGTAATTGGCGATAATGGCGCCAGTAAAGAAGGCTCGCAGAATGGCGATATCGATCGTTCTATATTGGCTAACGGTGGTTCTGAAGAGGAAACTATTAAATACAATCTTAGTAAAATAGACGATATTGGTACGCCTAAAGGCACCGAAGTAAATTATCCGTTAGGCTGGGCACAGGCCGCCAACACACCATTTAAATACTGGAAACAAGATGCCAACTCTGAGGGGGGAACGCGTAACCCGCTAATTGTATTTTATCCTAAAGGCATTAAAGATAAAGGCGGCATACGCACCCAATATAGCCATGTTAACGATTTGTTGCCTACCACGCTCGAATACCTGGGCATTAAAGCGCCAGAATACATTAAAGGTGTAAAACAAGATACCTTACAGGGTACATCGCTTGTTTATTCGTTCGATAACGGCGCTGCACCAACCAGGCACAATTTGCAATACTACTATATTTTTGGGTCGCGCTCTATTTACAAAGATGGATGGAAGGCCGAAGCCTTGCATCATACCACTTTTTTTAATACATCGCGTAACCCGGCCGATACCGTCAGAGATTTTAATAAGGATAAGTGGGAACTTTATAACTTAGATAAAGATTTTAACGAACGTAATGATCTGGCTGCTAAATACCCCGAAAAGCTAAAGGAGTTACAGGCCTTATTTGATGAGCAGGCGCAAAAGAACAATATTTACCCTTTTATTGATTGGGACGACGTATTTAAGCAAAGGATCCATAAAAAAACAGGTGTGGCCCAGGCAGATCAAAAGTCGATGATAAACACAACTCCTAAAGGGAAATAGCAGATGAAAAAAACGAGCATTATATGCGCAACGCTTTTGTTAGCCGTTGCAGGCTTGCAACAGGTACAGGCCCAGCAAAAGAAACCGAATATCATCCTTATTGTAGTAGATGATATGGGTTACGCCGATTTGGGAAGTTATGGTTCCGAGATCCATACCCCCAACCTGGATAAGCTGGCTTCGCAAGGCCTGCGTTTAAAGGAGTTTTATAATAACGCCATCTGCGCGCCAACCCGGGCATCTATATTAACCGGGCAAGACCAGCACAAAGCGGGCATTGGTTATTTTGACCAAAACCTGGGGTTACCGGCTTACCAGGGCTACCTGAACAAAGAATCACTGACTTTGGCCGAAGTGCTAAAACAAAATGGATACAGCACATTAATGTCGGGAAAATGGCATGTAGGCAACGATAGCACCAGTTGGCCAAACCA
The genomic region above belongs to Mucilaginibacter sp. KACC 22773 and contains:
- a CDS encoding RagB/SusD family nutrient uptake outer membrane protein produces the protein MKKIYILMGVASVLFSCNKLDEKPASVIVKEQFFKTQSDAVAGVTAVYGELVSDGTEQPLYGREINFLTDMTTDDLSAGPSAINPNVRSLSSITYTATNDRVQVLWRQLYTGISRANVAIDQIPAMSFDETIRKRLVLEAKFLRALFYFDLVRLWGDVPLVLHDPTSTDLNSLKTNRSPAADVYKQVIADLTDAQNLPAGYTGADIGRATGGAAKTLLLKVYLTQKDWANAVAKAKEIINGPYGYGLVANYGDLFNKATKNGKEHIFSAQFDSNGGLGNTSTLMGAAFTGFGVSVPADIPADSSVYKQFSANDTRRAVTFYTSLTNPSTGVVKIYPSFYFGKYVDRTVLLTSNQSSINFPVLRYADVLLMYSEALNEVGGATADAYSGINQVRNRANTGDLTPGLSQAAFRDSLYAERRREFVQEAQRWFDLARTGKLVEAVSKVATKTNVSAKNYLFPIPQSEISINAGLTQNPGYTN
- a CDS encoding arylsulfatase is translated as MKTHFKSISRLSKGTLLSGALVMSAMTSAFAQNNQTPAYQGKVGKTLADSKEWWPAPVTAPKGAPNVIWILLDDVGFGATSAFGGIINTPTYDSLANNGLRYTNFHTAAICAPTRAALLTGRNHHYVHMGGFAHTILSAGFPGYDGRIPADKGTIAEILRENGYNTFAVGKYGLTPDEDATDAGPFDRWPSGKGFDHFFGFLGSQTDQYKPDLVEDNAHVKPDGRHLSEQITDKAISYIARQQKAAPDKPFFLYYAPGATHAPHQVAREWSDQYKGKFNGGWDVFREKVFAEQKRKGIIPANAVLPPRNPGIKAWNTLSADEKKLYARFMEVYAGYLTYTDHETERLISYLKQSNQLDNTLIFVVIGDNGASKEGSQNGDIDRSILANGGSEEETIKYNLSKIDDIGTPKGTEVNYPLGWAQAANTPFKYWKQDANSEGGTRNPLIVFYPKGIKDKGGIRTQYSHVNDLLPTTLEYLGIKAPEYIKGVKQDTLQGTSLVYSFDNGAAPTRHNLQYYYIFGSRSIYKDGWKAEALHHTTFFNTSRNPADTVRDFNKDKWELYNLDKDFNERNDLAAKYPEKLKELQALFDEQAQKNNIYPFIDWDDVFKQRIHKKTGVAQADQKSMINTTPKGK